In the Victivallis sp. Marseille-Q1083 genome, one interval contains:
- a CDS encoding phosphoribosyltransferase — protein sequence MQLLIDENRLAARIRELGEELCCFYRGKPLTVVIVLNGALFFAADLLRHLQLPELQCDTFAAGSYCDDRSSGRLEIRADVKLPVAGRHVLILDDVLDTGLTLGGIVGLFRRRAAASVRTCVLLEKDRPRSAAVVRRADWRGFAVADCYVVGYGLDSRELFRQLPYIAVLDAGEETL from the coding sequence ATGCAGCTTTTGATTGATGAAAATCGTCTGGCCGCCCGGATTCGGGAACTGGGAGAGGAACTCTGCTGCTTTTACCGGGGAAAGCCGCTGACGGTGGTCATCGTGCTCAACGGGGCGTTGTTTTTCGCCGCCGATTTGCTGCGCCATCTGCAGTTGCCCGAACTGCAGTGCGACACTTTCGCGGCCGGCAGTTATTGCGATGACCGCAGCAGCGGGCGTCTGGAAATTCGCGCCGACGTCAAGCTGCCGGTCGCCGGCCGGCATGTGCTGATTCTCGACGATGTGCTGGACACCGGTTTGACGCTGGGCGGTATTGTCGGGTTGTTCCGCCGGCGGGCGGCCGCCAGCGTTCGAACCTGTGTGCTGCTGGAAAAAGACCGGCCGCGGTCGGCCGCGGTAGTGCGGCGGGCCGATTGGCGCGGGTTTGCCGTCGCCGATTGCTATGTGGTCGGTTACGGCCTGGATTCGCGGGAATTGTTCCGGCAACTGCCCTATATTGCCGTATTGGACGCCGGAGAAGAAACACTGTAA
- the mgrA gene encoding L-glyceraldehyde 3-phosphate reductase: MMYQPAADRYDSMPYRRCGASGLKLPAISLGMWHNFGSVDVYENARAMLQQAFDLGITHFDLANNYGPEPGSAETTFGQIFRQDFRAYRDEMIISTKAGYLMWPGPYGEWGSRKNLIASCDQSLKRMQLDYVDIFYSHRPDPDTPLEETMGALDQLVRSGKTLYVGISSYPPELTRQAARLLREMRTPFIIHQPRYNLFCRDFEFNGLFDTLLAEKIGCIVFSPLAQGLLTDKYLHGIPANSRASRNHFLKESMITGEVLQKIGELNQLAQQRGQTLAQMAISFVLHQKAVTSALIGAHSPQQLVDIAGCLNNLEFSTSELASIDAIVGR, from the coding sequence ATGATGTATCAACCAGCAGCAGACCGTTACGACTCGATGCCTTATCGCCGCTGCGGCGCCAGCGGTTTGAAATTACCGGCCATTTCGCTGGGCATGTGGCACAATTTCGGCAGTGTCGATGTTTACGAAAACGCCCGGGCGATGCTGCAACAGGCTTTCGACCTCGGCATCACCCACTTCGACCTGGCCAACAATTACGGGCCGGAACCCGGTTCGGCGGAAACGACGTTCGGCCAAATTTTCCGACAGGATTTCCGGGCGTACCGCGACGAGATGATTATCTCGACCAAAGCCGGTTACCTGATGTGGCCGGGGCCCTACGGCGAATGGGGATCCCGGAAAAATTTGATCGCCAGTTGCGATCAGAGCCTGAAGCGGATGCAGTTGGATTACGTTGATATCTTTTACAGCCACCGCCCGGATCCGGATACGCCGCTGGAGGAGACGATGGGCGCCCTGGATCAACTGGTGCGCAGCGGCAAGACGCTCTACGTCGGCATTTCCTCCTACCCGCCGGAACTGACCCGCCAGGCGGCCAGGCTGCTGCGGGAAATGCGCACTCCATTCATCATCCACCAGCCGCGCTACAATTTGTTCTGCCGCGATTTTGAATTCAACGGCCTGTTCGACACCCTGTTGGCAGAAAAAATCGGCTGTATCGTCTTTTCTCCGCTCGCCCAGGGACTGCTGACCGACAAATACCTGCATGGCATTCCGGCCAATTCCCGCGCCAGCCGCAATCACTTCCTGAAGGAGTCGATGATCACCGGCGAAGTGCTGCAAAAGATCGGAGAACTCAATCAACTGGCGCAGCAGCGCGGCCAGACGCTGGCCCAGATGGCAATCAGTTTCGTCCTGCACCAGAAGGCGGTCACCTCGGCGCTGATCGGCGCCCATTCACCGCAGCAGCTCGTCGACATCGCCGGCTGTTTGAACAATCTGGAGTTCTCAACTTCGGAGCTGGCGTCGATCGACGCGATCGTCGGACGGTAA
- a CDS encoding LysR family transcriptional regulator — protein MKIFHLASVLHNFTETAAALGMSQPNVTQQIAQLEAELGTPLFERDGRRLRLTPGGRALQAECESLLAAEDQLIRQVQYAASAIRHYRLGATMTAGGYVLPGFLAAYSELHPRCNLSLYIANTDEIADRLKKHQLDLALVEGPFDRNYFFAEPWVQDELVAAGQPGFAAAEFSLAEAIAAGRRLILREPGSGTRYCFDRFLAERGLPAPDIRAVQEVNGFEALKQLVKLGFGFTVISELAIREELAAGTLAAARFTEGRLLRTMHFIYMPHENLKFAERFIAFCRRRLPSDDRVDRRQLRS, from the coding sequence TTGAAAATATTTCATTTAGCATCGGTGCTGCATAATTTCACCGAGACTGCCGCGGCCCTGGGAATGTCGCAGCCGAATGTCACCCAGCAGATCGCCCAGTTGGAAGCCGAACTGGGAACCCCGCTCTTTGAACGCGATGGCCGGCGCTTGCGGTTGACGCCGGGCGGCCGGGCGTTGCAGGCGGAGTGCGAATCGTTGCTGGCGGCCGAAGATCAGTTGATCCGTCAAGTGCAGTACGCCGCCTCCGCCATCCGGCATTACCGGCTCGGAGCGACGATGACGGCCGGCGGTTACGTGCTGCCGGGATTTCTGGCCGCTTACAGCGAGCTGCATCCCCGCTGCAATTTGAGTTTGTATATCGCCAACACCGACGAAATCGCCGACCGGTTGAAGAAGCACCAGCTTGATCTGGCACTGGTGGAGGGACCGTTCGACCGCAATTATTTCTTTGCCGAACCCTGGGTGCAGGACGAACTGGTAGCGGCCGGCCAGCCGGGATTTGCCGCCGCCGAATTTTCGCTGGCGGAAGCGATTGCGGCCGGCCGGCGGCTGATTTTACGGGAGCCAGGTTCCGGCACGCGGTACTGTTTCGACCGCTTTCTGGCTGAACGCGGCCTGCCGGCGCCGGACATTCGGGCTGTCCAGGAAGTCAACGGTTTTGAAGCGCTCAAGCAGTTGGTCAAGCTGGGATTCGGCTTCACCGTCATTTCGGAACTGGCGATCCGGGAGGAGCTTGCCGCCGGGACGCTGGCGGCGGCAAGATTTACCGAAGGACGGTTGCTCCGCACCATGCATTTCATTTATATGCCGCACGAAAACCTGAAGTTTGCCGAGCGGTTCATCGCCTTCTGCCGCCGGCGGTTACCGTCCGACGATCGCGTCGATCGACGCCAGCTCCGAAGTTGA